One window of Chryseobacterium sp. JJR-5R genomic DNA carries:
- a CDS encoding OstA-like protein translates to MTNRSSVRLVFVLLVFISTFAFAQDSQKPLQKDPYFTPTAVPKKNAPPAEKVKHIHSDELRKDEKYDGNNYFSGNVQFEHQGSLLNADLVIVYEGQNFVKAVGNVKLQNSDGSVITAQEMEYDGNTQRGIARKNVVLTDPKGTVIKTETMYYDRVSNQAYYNTGGTINDGKSTTYAKSATYFLTTRTVDLTGNVKIEDKDYTLEGRNVIQNQNTNIVDINGPTTITNRKNPKNYIFTEKGNYNMNSKEAFLYKNSKVHYNDKILTGDEMYYNQLSGFGKATGNVTLDDPKENRWMKGGYGEIFEKKDSAMMTKNPYAVKALEKDSMYFAADRIISFQKTDPADITVKKSFLRAFRKGRFYKSNAQGRADSIAFNETDGVLHMYTDPILWSNGKQVTGDKVEAYFNTRTESIDSLKVIGNAFAISKVDSLDMKDEFNQIKGKLMTVYYGEDNNIKEAKVIGNAQSITYSDDVNTQTKKKERIGISLTSCGIIDALFEEKALYIVACNIGATSDTYPMSKIEPERRKFPDFNWNTKDRILKWQDILVDTPNYPEIQYESDNTLYDKAKEIVEKEKAKEEAKKPKRVRR, encoded by the coding sequence ATGACTAACCGATCATCTGTAAGACTGGTCTTTGTTTTATTGGTCTTTATTTCTACGTTTGCTTTTGCACAGGACAGCCAAAAACCTCTGCAGAAAGATCCGTACTTTACGCCCACGGCAGTTCCTAAAAAGAATGCTCCGCCTGCAGAAAAAGTAAAGCATATCCATTCTGATGAGCTGCGGAAAGATGAAAAGTATGACGGCAACAATTACTTTTCAGGGAATGTCCAGTTCGAGCATCAGGGTTCACTGCTGAATGCTGATCTCGTCATTGTTTATGAAGGCCAGAACTTCGTAAAGGCTGTAGGGAACGTAAAGCTCCAGAATTCGGATGGTTCCGTGATCACAGCGCAGGAAATGGAATATGACGGCAATACACAACGGGGAATCGCCAGAAAAAATGTAGTGCTTACCGATCCGAAGGGAACGGTTATTAAGACTGAAACCATGTATTATGACAGGGTTTCCAATCAGGCCTATTATAATACTGGAGGAACCATTAATGACGGTAAAAGCACAACTTATGCAAAGTCCGCTACCTATTTTCTCACGACACGGACCGTAGACCTTACCGGAAATGTGAAAATCGAGGATAAAGATTATACCCTGGAAGGCAGGAATGTAATCCAGAACCAGAATACCAATATTGTCGACATCAATGGGCCGACAACCATTACCAACAGGAAGAACCCGAAGAATTATATCTTTACCGAAAAAGGGAATTACAATATGAATTCCAAGGAAGCTTTTCTTTACAAGAATTCAAAGGTTCATTACAATGATAAAATCCTTACCGGTGATGAAATGTATTATAACCAGCTGTCCGGCTTCGGGAAAGCTACAGGAAACGTTACACTGGATGACCCGAAGGAAAACAGATGGATGAAAGGCGGATACGGAGAGATTTTCGAGAAGAAAGACTCTGCGATGATGACCAAAAATCCGTATGCGGTAAAAGCTCTGGAAAAAGACTCGATGTATTTTGCGGCAGACAGGATTATTTCTTTCCAGAAAACAGACCCTGCAGACATTACCGTAAAGAAAAGTTTTCTCCGGGCTTTCAGGAAAGGGAGGTTTTACAAATCCAATGCACAGGGAAGGGCAGACTCCATTGCGTTCAATGAAACAGACGGGGTGCTCCATATGTATACCGACCCTATTCTCTGGAGCAACGGAAAACAGGTAACCGGTGACAAAGTGGAAGCCTATTTTAACACCCGGACGGAAAGCATCGATTCTCTCAAAGTCATAGGAAATGCTTTTGCCATCAGCAAAGTGGATTCCCTTGATATGAAAGATGAATTCAACCAGATTAAAGGAAAACTTATGACCGTGTATTATGGTGAAGACAACAACATCAAAGAAGCAAAGGTCATTGGAAATGCGCAGTCCATTACGTATTCTGACGATGTAAATACACAGACCAAAAAGAAAGAAAGGATCGGGATTTCGCTGACGTCCTGCGGGATTATCGATGCGCTTTTTGAAGAGAAAGCCCTGTATATTGTAGCCTGCAATATCGGCGCTACTTCAGATACCTATCCGATGAGCAAAATTGAACCTGAAAGGCGGAAATTCCCGGATTTTAACTGGAATACAAAAGACAGGATCCTGAAATGGCAGGACATCCTGGTTGATACCCCGAATTATCCGGAAATACAGTATGAATCCGATAACACGCTGTATGATAAAGCCAAGGAAATTGTAGAAAAAGAAAAGGCCAAAGAAGAAGCCAAAAAACCAAAAAGAGTAAGAAGGTAA
- a CDS encoding Fur family transcriptional regulator has product MDTIQKEKNITLIKDVLRNYLLEKGFRNTPERYTILEEIYSMDHHFNVDDLYLLMLQKKYHVSKATIYNTIEIFLDAGLIRKHQFGEKTLTSSSYEKSYFDKQHDHLVIYKKDSDKEIEEIIEFCDPRIQGIKEAIEEAFGVKIDSHSLYFYGTKND; this is encoded by the coding sequence ATGGATACGATACAAAAAGAAAAGAATATTACACTGATAAAGGACGTTTTAAGAAACTACTTATTGGAAAAAGGTTTCCGGAATACGCCCGAACGATATACGATACTGGAAGAGATTTACAGTATGGATCACCACTTTAACGTTGATGATCTGTACCTGCTGATGCTGCAGAAAAAATACCATGTTTCAAAGGCTACCATTTACAATACCATTGAGATTTTTCTTGATGCAGGGCTGATCCGTAAGCATCAGTTCGGTGAAAAAACCCTTACTTCCTCATCTTATGAGAAATCTTATTTTGATAAACAGCATGACCACCTGGTGATTTACAAGAAAGACTCGGATAAGGAAATAGAAGAGATCATTGAATTTTGTGATCCGAGGATCCAGGGAATTAAAGAAGCCATTGAAGAGGCATTCGGTGTAAAAATAGATTCCCATTCGCTGTATTTTTATGGCACAAAGAATGACTAA
- a CDS encoding KUP/HAK/KT family potassium transporter, which yields MAEGIEGGHHFDIKKLSFIGILVSLGIVFGDIGTSPLYVMKAIVNARESGSTMPFNEYIEGALSCIIWTLTLQTTIKYVIIALRADNKGEGGILALFSLVKNLKKGWLYLIAIVGAAALVADGVITPSLTVMSAIEGLEIYNPHTPVVPITIAILIVIFVIQQFGTSFIGKFFGPVMVIWFLVLGGLGLSHLSENIEILRSFNPYYGYKLIAHSPSAIVILGAVFLCTTGAEALYSDLGHCGAKNIRLSWAFVKIMLILNYLGQGAWLLTNYNKPGFSVVNPFFGIMEEWMVIPGVILATAAAVIASQALITGSFTIFSEAMSLNLWPNQKIDYPSGVKGQMYIPRINWGLLLFCIVVVLHFKESGKMEAAYGLSITVTMLMTTILLVFWLLKRRVNKLIILFFALIYMAIELGFFSANIIKFFEGGWITVILAGFIGVCMYAWYNGRSIKTKFIKFIKLENYIPIIKDMKLDETIPKYATNLAYLSRAKRNDEIESKIIYSIIKKQPKRADHYFILSITNQEDPYTFKYSVDEVLPGTIYKINFMLGFKMDRRINDYFDMVLRDLMADGVIPSRSSHPSLRAHNIPPDLKYVIIDNTYINDILLTVKEKIILNIYNFVKYVGSDDFKAWGITSHNVVVESAPMTEDCVGKSKIQQCEYIRHNS from the coding sequence ATGGCAGAAGGTATAGAAGGCGGTCATCATTTTGACATTAAGAAGCTTTCTTTCATTGGAATTTTGGTTTCTCTTGGGATTGTTTTCGGAGATATTGGTACTTCACCGCTTTATGTAATGAAAGCAATCGTCAACGCCAGAGAAAGCGGAAGCACGATGCCTTTCAATGAATATATAGAGGGAGCACTGTCCTGTATTATATGGACACTGACGCTCCAGACCACCATCAAATATGTTATTATTGCCCTTAGGGCAGATAACAAAGGAGAAGGCGGGATTTTAGCACTGTTTTCTTTAGTCAAGAACCTGAAAAAAGGATGGCTGTACCTTATCGCGATCGTGGGAGCGGCAGCACTGGTTGCAGATGGAGTTATTACGCCTTCGCTTACGGTAATGTCCGCCATTGAAGGCCTGGAAATATACAATCCCCATACGCCTGTAGTTCCTATTACCATTGCGATCTTAATTGTAATTTTCGTAATCCAGCAATTCGGGACCAGTTTTATCGGGAAGTTCTTCGGCCCGGTAATGGTGATCTGGTTTCTGGTTTTAGGCGGTTTGGGACTGTCGCATCTAAGTGAAAATATTGAGATCCTAAGGTCTTTTAATCCTTATTACGGCTATAAGCTGATTGCCCATTCACCCAGTGCTATTGTTATCCTGGGCGCTGTGTTCCTTTGTACGACAGGGGCGGAGGCATTGTATTCTGACCTGGGCCATTGTGGCGCCAAAAACATCAGGCTGAGTTGGGCATTTGTTAAAATCATGCTGATTTTAAACTACCTTGGACAGGGAGCGTGGCTGTTGACGAATTACAACAAACCCGGTTTTTCTGTGGTCAATCCTTTCTTTGGGATCATGGAAGAATGGATGGTTATTCCGGGCGTTATCCTGGCAACTGCAGCAGCGGTCATTGCCAGCCAGGCCTTGATTACCGGTTCGTTCACCATTTTCTCTGAAGCCATGTCGCTTAACTTATGGCCGAATCAGAAAATTGATTATCCATCAGGGGTAAAGGGGCAGATGTATATCCCGAGAATCAACTGGGGGCTTTTGCTGTTCTGTATCGTGGTGGTTCTCCATTTCAAGGAGTCTGGTAAAATGGAAGCGGCCTACGGCCTCTCCATAACCGTAACCATGCTGATGACAACCATTCTTCTGGTTTTCTGGCTGTTGAAACGCAGGGTTAACAAATTGATTATTCTCTTCTTTGCATTGATCTATATGGCCATTGAGCTTGGGTTCTTCAGTGCCAATATCATTAAATTCTTTGAAGGAGGCTGGATCACGGTTATCTTAGCCGGCTTTATAGGAGTCTGCATGTATGCCTGGTACAACGGAAGATCCATTAAAACAAAATTCATCAAATTCATTAAACTGGAAAATTATATCCCGATTATAAAGGACATGAAGCTTGATGAAACCATTCCTAAATATGCCACCAACCTCGCTTATCTGAGCAGGGCAAAAAGAAACGATGAAATAGAATCAAAAATTATCTATTCCATTATTAAGAAACAGCCGAAAAGAGCGGATCATTATTTTATTCTGAGTATTACCAATCAGGAAGATCCCTACACCTTTAAATATTCGGTGGATGAAGTGCTCCCGGGCACAATTTACAAGATTAATTTCATGCTGGGATTCAAGATGGACAGAAGGATCAATGACTATTTTGATATGGTATTGAGGGATTTAATGGCAGACGGCGTAATCCCTTCACGCAGCAGCCATCCTTCTTTAAGAGCCCATAATATTCCGCCCGACCTGAAGTATGTTATTATCGATAATACCTATATTAACGATATACTTCTTACCGTAAAAGAGAAAATTATCCTTAATATCTATAACTTTGTTAAATATGTAGGCAGTGATGACTTCAAGGCATGGGGAATCACTTCCCATAATGTAGTGGTGGAATCTGCGCCTATGACGGAAGATTGCGTAGGGAAATCCAAGATCCAGCAGTGTGAATACATCCGTCATAACAGTTAA
- a CDS encoding pyruvate dehydrogenase complex E1 component subunit beta — MAEYTFREVIAQAMSEEMRKDESIFLMGEEVAEYNGAYKASKGMLDEFGPKRIIDTPIAELGFTGIAVGAAMNGNRPIVEYMTFNFSLVGIDQIINNAAKIRQMSGGQWNCPIVFRGPTASAGQLGATHSQAFENWFANVPGLKVVVPSNPYDAKGLLKTAIQDNDPVIFMESEQMYGDKMEIPEEEYYLPIGKADIKKEGTDVTLVSFGKIMKLAIQAAEDMEKEGISVEVIDLRTVRPLDFDTVLASVKKTNRLVILEEAWPFGSVSSEITYMVQQKAFDYLDAPIKRITTPDAPAPYSAALFAEWFPKLEKVKEEIKKAMYVK, encoded by the coding sequence ATGGCAGAATATACTTTTCGTGAGGTAATTGCACAGGCAATGAGCGAGGAAATGCGTAAAGACGAATCCATTTTTTTAATGGGGGAGGAAGTAGCAGAATACAATGGTGCATATAAGGCTTCAAAAGGAATGCTGGATGAGTTTGGCCCTAAAAGAATAATCGATACACCTATTGCTGAACTTGGTTTTACAGGGATTGCCGTAGGTGCTGCGATGAACGGTAACAGGCCTATTGTAGAGTATATGACATTCAATTTCTCTCTTGTGGGGATTGATCAGATTATCAACAACGCGGCTAAAATCCGCCAGATGAGCGGCGGACAGTGGAACTGTCCTATCGTTTTCCGTGGTCCTACCGCTTCGGCAGGCCAATTGGGGGCAACACACTCTCAGGCTTTTGAAAACTGGTTTGCCAATGTTCCGGGCCTTAAAGTGGTGGTTCCGTCCAATCCGTATGACGCAAAAGGATTGTTAAAGACAGCGATTCAGGATAATGATCCGGTTATTTTCATGGAGTCTGAGCAGATGTACGGTGATAAAATGGAAATTCCCGAAGAAGAATATTACTTACCGATCGGAAAGGCAGATATCAAGAAAGAAGGAACCGATGTTACTTTGGTTTCTTTCGGGAAAATTATGAAGCTGGCGATTCAGGCAGCCGAAGATATGGAAAAAGAAGGGATCTCTGTTGAGGTGATCGACCTTAGAACCGTTCGTCCTTTAGATTTCGATACCGTATTGGCATCAGTAAAGAAAACAAACAGGCTGGTTATTCTGGAAGAAGCATGGCCGTTTGGTTCAGTATCTTCAGAAATCACGTATATGGTACAGCAGAAAGCATTCGATTATCTGGATGCCCCAATCAAGAGGATCACTACTCCTGATGCGCCTGCACCGTACTCCGCAGCTTTGTTTGCAGAATGGTTCCCTAAACTTGAAAAAGTAAAAGAAGAGATTAAAAAAGCAATGTACGTAAAGTAA
- a CDS encoding DUF2147 domain-containing protein: MKKLLLTFVLSLFGVMSFAQIEGKWKTIDDETKQAKSIVEIYKKGDQYYGKISQLLIKPASSTCTECKDDRKGKPILGLEIIRGLKKESDEFTGGTITDPKSGKTYKCTITKSGDKLNVRGYVGVSMFGRSQTWQKVN, encoded by the coding sequence ATGAAAAAATTATTATTGACATTCGTTCTGTCTTTGTTTGGCGTAATGTCGTTTGCTCAGATTGAAGGGAAATGGAAGACCATAGATGACGAAACCAAACAGGCTAAGTCTATTGTGGAAATCTATAAGAAGGGAGACCAGTACTATGGCAAGATTTCTCAGCTGCTGATAAAGCCTGCAAGTTCTACCTGTACGGAATGTAAAGATGACAGAAAAGGGAAGCCGATCTTAGGGCTTGAGATTATCAGAGGACTCAAAAAAGAAAGTGATGAATTTACCGGAGGAACGATTACCGACCCTAAGTCTGGCAAAACATATAAATGTACCATTACAAAAAGCGGTGACAAACTGAATGTAAGAGGATATGTAGGCGTTTCTATGTTTGGAAGATCACAGACATGGCAGAAAGTTAATTAA
- a CDS encoding LTA synthase family protein — MKLFKESRAQEILVLLYRIFLAYFFYQAARFLFWYFNRDLIKVDSVSDYFILSWHGTAFDTTAILYVNALFILLSIIPAIVNTQKRYQKFLFRLYFITNGIAYAMNFGDMVYFRFSQMRLTSAALQVARHEDNIFKVFAVSIMQNPYVLLWFAALMWLWVFLYRKVKIPERKPVKWVPYFIWSAIALCLTAVLAIGGIRGDFKHSTRPINLVDANRFVKLPAQGNMVLNSTFSFFRTLNTNNFKEVHFVDEKFINDHIHPYKIYERKVTSRPNIVIFIVESFSREYSGAFNKDKHIKDYVSYTPFIDSLASESLIFPNTFANGRQSIHGMSSVLAGIPSLTDAFTSSPYSNQKIQSIVSVCNEMGYDTSFYHGAPNGSMGFLGFGNILGFKHYFGKTEYNNDKDFDGMWAIWDEPFLQYFSKNTGKTQPFMAAVFTASSHHPFKIPEQYSGKFKKGKNQMHEPIQYTDYAIKKYFETARKQPWFHNTVFVFTGDHTNEVYYPEYEKIMNRFAVPLIFYSPNPEYRLKGVDHEPAQQIDIYPTLADLIGYNKKIRSWGRSLVSEKKYAPVIANSDGTVEQFIIGNYIYRFDGKEVLGIFDRTDLGLEKNLSDQLKNSPEARKGKQVAKAWYQDYMDRVMNRKMY; from the coding sequence ATGAAATTGTTTAAAGAAAGCAGGGCGCAGGAAATTCTGGTACTGCTGTACAGGATTTTTTTAGCTTATTTTTTCTATCAGGCTGCCCGTTTTCTGTTTTGGTACTTCAACAGAGACCTGATAAAGGTTGATTCCGTCTCTGATTATTTCATTCTTTCCTGGCACGGAACTGCATTTGATACTACAGCTATCTTATATGTCAATGCCCTGTTTATCCTGTTAAGTATTATTCCTGCAATTGTCAATACCCAAAAAAGGTACCAGAAATTCCTTTTCCGGCTGTATTTTATCACCAACGGAATTGCCTATGCGATGAATTTCGGGGATATGGTCTATTTCAGGTTTTCCCAGATGAGGCTGACTTCTGCAGCACTTCAGGTAGCCCGGCATGAAGATAATATTTTCAAAGTGTTCGCCGTTTCCATCATGCAGAATCCGTATGTTTTATTATGGTTTGCCGCACTGATGTGGCTTTGGGTCTTTCTTTACAGGAAAGTAAAAATACCGGAAAGGAAACCTGTAAAATGGGTGCCGTATTTTATTTGGTCGGCCATTGCGCTTTGCCTGACGGCAGTATTGGCAATCGGAGGGATCCGTGGAGATTTTAAACACAGCACCAGGCCGATTAACCTGGTAGATGCCAACCGTTTCGTAAAACTTCCCGCTCAGGGAAATATGGTACTGAACAGTACATTTTCTTTTTTCCGGACACTGAATACGAACAATTTTAAGGAAGTTCATTTTGTAGATGAAAAATTTATCAATGACCATATCCATCCGTATAAAATTTACGAAAGAAAAGTAACTTCCAGACCCAATATCGTGATTTTTATTGTGGAATCATTCAGCAGGGAATACTCAGGGGCTTTCAATAAAGATAAGCATATCAAGGACTATGTATCTTATACGCCGTTCATCGACAGCTTAGCGAGTGAAAGCCTGATTTTCCCCAATACCTTTGCTAACGGAAGGCAGTCAATTCACGGGATGAGCTCTGTTCTGGCCGGAATCCCGAGTTTAACGGATGCATTTACCAGCTCGCCTTACTCCAACCAGAAAATACAGTCTATTGTTTCAGTTTGTAACGAAATGGGCTACGATACCTCTTTCTATCATGGTGCTCCGAATGGTTCGATGGGCTTTCTGGGCTTTGGGAATATTCTGGGTTTCAAACATTATTTCGGGAAAACCGAATACAACAACGATAAAGATTTTGACGGGATGTGGGCCATCTGGGACGAGCCTTTTTTACAGTATTTCTCGAAGAATACTGGCAAAACACAGCCTTTCATGGCTGCGGTTTTCACAGCTTCATCGCACCATCCTTTCAAAATCCCCGAACAGTACAGCGGAAAGTTTAAAAAAGGGAAAAACCAGATGCATGAACCGATCCAGTATACCGATTATGCGATCAAAAAGTATTTTGAAACGGCCAGGAAGCAGCCCTGGTTCCATAATACGGTTTTTGTCTTTACAGGCGACCACACCAATGAAGTATATTATCCTGAATATGAGAAAATAATGAACCGTTTTGCTGTCCCTCTTATATTTTATTCCCCGAATCCTGAATACCGTCTGAAAGGCGTTGACCATGAGCCTGCTCAGCAGATTGATATATATCCTACCCTTGCAGACCTGATCGGGTACAACAAAAAGATAAGGAGCTGGGGAAGAAGCCTGGTAAGCGAAAAGAAATATGCTCCGGTTATTGCCAATTCGGACGGTACTGTGGAACAGTTCATCATCGGGAATTATATCTACCGTTTTGACGGGAAAGAAGTGCTGGGGATTTTCGACAGGACAGATTTAGGCCTGGAAAAAAACCTTTCAGATCAGCTTAAAAACAGCCCCGAAGCCCGAAAAGGAAAACAGGTCGCCAAAGCCTGGTACCAGGATTATATGGACAGGGTCATGAACAGGAAAATGTATTAA
- a CDS encoding CDP-alcohol phosphatidyltransferase family protein, giving the protein MNFIKNNLANAITLGNLFSGCVGAIHLILGNYETTAVCLIFSLVLDFFDGFVARALKANSNLGVQLDSLADMVSFGVVPGLTMFKILEPFGSDISGVHLPFEIKYFGLLITLFSCLRLAIFNLDEDQKYYFKGLNTPSNTILIFGLYYAFKENGSFEFLLSSEILLVLLTVISSWLLISPIKMIAMKFRSMKLQDNYPKLALLAGSVIILLIFKAAGIPVVIIYYIFISMAFHKQLR; this is encoded by the coding sequence ATGAACTTTATAAAAAATAATCTTGCCAATGCCATCACCTTAGGAAACCTGTTTTCCGGCTGTGTAGGCGCCATCCATCTTATTCTGGGTAACTATGAAACAACGGCGGTCTGCCTTATTTTTTCCCTGGTCTTAGATTTCTTTGACGGTTTTGTGGCAAGAGCATTAAAAGCAAACTCCAATTTAGGGGTCCAGCTGGATTCCTTGGCTGATATGGTAAGCTTCGGAGTGGTTCCGGGACTGACGATGTTTAAGATCTTGGAACCGTTCGGGAGTGACATTTCAGGAGTTCATCTGCCTTTTGAAATTAAATATTTCGGGTTGTTGATCACTCTGTTTTCTTGCCTCAGGCTGGCTATCTTCAATCTGGACGAGGACCAGAAATATTATTTCAAAGGACTGAATACTCCCTCCAATACGATTCTTATTTTCGGGTTATATTATGCTTTTAAAGAAAACGGAAGCTTTGAATTTCTGTTATCCAGTGAAATTTTACTTGTTTTGCTAACGGTTATTTCCTCATGGCTCCTGATCAGTCCCATAAAAATGATCGCGATGAAGTTCAGATCAATGAAGCTGCAGGATAATTATCCTAAACTGGCTTTACTGGCAGGTTCTGTTATTATCTTACTTATTTTTAAAGCTGCCGGGATCCCGGTGGTGATTATTTATTATATCTTTATTTCAATGGCCTTTCATAAACAGCTCCGTTAA
- a CDS encoding 3'-5' exonuclease: MNLKLYKPLCIFDLETTGTNIGKDRIVEICILKVNPDASRESKTWKVNPEMPIPKESSEIHGIYDEDVKDAPTFREIASKVLEMITGADLGGYNSNRFDVPLLAEELLRADYDFDLSKFKLVDAQTIFFKKEPRNLGAAYQFYCGKALENAHSAEADVMATFEVLDAQVGKYDDVPKEITDLSEFSTQNKFADLAGMIHFNEKNEEIFAFGKYKGQSVKSVFKKDIGYYGWLQNADFPLYTKKVFTKIQLSSKF, from the coding sequence ATGAACTTAAAATTATATAAACCTCTTTGTATTTTTGACTTAGAAACCACAGGAACGAATATCGGGAAAGACCGGATCGTAGAAATCTGTATCTTAAAGGTGAATCCCGATGCTTCCCGCGAAAGCAAAACATGGAAAGTCAATCCTGAAATGCCGATCCCGAAAGAAAGCAGCGAGATCCACGGAATTTATGATGAAGACGTAAAAGATGCGCCTACTTTCCGGGAAATTGCTTCAAAAGTTTTGGAAATGATCACCGGTGCAGATTTAGGAGGTTATAACTCCAACCGGTTTGACGTCCCGCTACTGGCCGAAGAACTGCTGCGTGCTGACTATGATTTTGATTTGAGCAAATTCAAATTGGTAGACGCACAGACGATTTTCTTTAAGAAAGAGCCGAGAAACTTAGGCGCTGCCTATCAGTTTTATTGTGGAAAAGCCTTGGAAAATGCCCATTCTGCAGAGGCTGACGTGATGGCGACCTTTGAAGTTCTGGATGCCCAGGTTGGAAAATATGATGATGTTCCAAAAGAAATTACAGATCTGAGCGAATTTTCAACCCAGAATAAATTTGCAGACCTGGCAGGCATGATTCATTTCAATGAAAAAAATGAAGAAATTTTTGCGTTCGGGAAGTACAAAGGCCAGAGTGTGAAATCCGTTTTCAAAAAAGATATCGGCTATTACGGATGGCTTCAGAACGCCGATTTTCCTTTATATACCAAGAAAGTGTTTACAAAAATCCAGTTATCCAGTAAATTTTAG
- a CDS encoding putative signal transducing protein, giving the protein MSELVKFRFYETALQANRDKQILAESGINSFIANEQLIQSDWLLSQAVGGIQLQVFEDDLEKAQQVLQDYKENEEFPLEVEHTIGDPAFDFVCPKCGSNHIYRDDSATSFFGISILTSHKFVCYYCGNGFEH; this is encoded by the coding sequence ATGAGCGAGCTTGTTAAATTCAGATTTTACGAAACGGCCCTTCAGGCGAACAGGGACAAACAGATCCTGGCTGAAAGCGGCATCAACAGCTTCATTGCGAATGAACAGCTGATCCAGTCGGACTGGCTGCTTTCCCAAGCCGTGGGCGGCATTCAGCTTCAGGTTTTTGAAGATGACCTTGAAAAAGCGCAGCAGGTATTACAGGATTATAAGGAAAACGAAGAATTTCCGCTGGAAGTAGAGCATACGATCGGGGATCCGGCATTTGATTTTGTATGTCCGAAATGCGGCTCCAACCATATCTACAGAGACGACAGCGCCACGAGCTTCTTCGGGATTTCGATTTTAACGAGCCATAAGTTTGTCTGCTATTACTGTGGAAACGGGTTTGAACATTAG
- a CDS encoding fumarylacetoacetate hydrolase family protein, protein MKIICIGRNYGEHAKELGNEIPDKPVIFMKPDTAVLKGNDFYIPEFSDDVHYELEVVVKISKGGKYILKESAHKHYEEVGLGIDFTARDLQSDLKSKGLPWELAKGFDGSAVVGNFFKKGDYSLESLNFSLLKNKEKVQDGNTKDMIFTVDDIIAFVSQYFTLRVGDLIFTGTPKGVGKVEENDILEAYLEDQKILDIRIL, encoded by the coding sequence ATGAAAATAATCTGTATCGGAAGAAATTACGGTGAACACGCCAAAGAATTAGGAAACGAGATCCCTGACAAACCGGTCATTTTCATGAAGCCGGACACGGCGGTCCTGAAAGGCAACGATTTTTATATTCCGGAATTTTCGGATGATGTTCATTATGAACTGGAAGTGGTTGTGAAGATTTCGAAAGGGGGAAAATACATCCTGAAAGAGTCTGCCCACAAACATTATGAAGAAGTCGGTCTGGGAATTGACTTTACGGCACGCGACCTTCAGAGCGACCTGAAATCCAAAGGCCTTCCGTGGGAACTCGCCAAAGGTTTTGACGGCTCTGCAGTAGTAGGCAATTTCTTTAAAAAAGGGGATTACAGCCTTGAATCCCTGAATTTCAGCCTGCTGAAAAACAAAGAAAAAGTACAGGACGGAAATACAAAAGATATGATATTTACCGTTGACGATATTATCGCATTTGTGTCCCAGTACTTTACTTTAAGGGTAGGCGACCTGATTTTTACAGGAACCCCGAAAGGAGTCGGAAAAGTTGAGGAAAATGACATTCTTGAAGCTTATCTGGAAGACCAAAAAATTCTTGATATCCGGATATTGTAA
- a CDS encoding universal stress protein has product MVNIVLPVDFGDRTEELVNGAVKFAKQVNGRIFLIHVAPSDIGFAIGDMGFQYFPEVEENEIREELVQLNVIQQRILADGVDCEHLLKQGIAKDIILEYAQTKNADFIVMGSHGRSGIYDVFVGSLTKGITRDSDIPVLVLPIHDHK; this is encoded by the coding sequence ATGGTAAATATTGTATTACCCGTAGATTTTGGGGACAGAACAGAAGAGCTTGTCAATGGAGCGGTAAAATTTGCAAAACAGGTGAACGGAAGGATTTTTCTGATTCATGTTGCGCCTTCGGACATCGGTTTTGCCATCGGTGATATGGGATTCCAGTATTTCCCTGAGGTGGAAGAGAATGAAATCCGGGAAGAACTGGTACAGCTGAATGTGATACAGCAGAGAATCCTGGCTGATGGTGTGGATTGTGAGCATCTTCTGAAACAGGGCATTGCAAAAGACATTATCCTTGAATATGCCCAGACGAAGAATGCGGACTTCATTGTAATGGGCTCCCACGGAAGAAGCGGGATCTACGATGTATTTGTAGGAAGCCTTACCAAAGGGATTACCAGGGATTCTGATATCCCGGTCCTGGTGCTTCCGATACACGATCATAAATAA